Proteins co-encoded in one Synechococcus elongatus PCC 6301 genomic window:
- a CDS encoding 4-hydroxybenzoate octaprenyltransferase: MIDDLWDRNLDPRVERTKQRPLASRRLSTRVGAIPAIVSLLAAWGLAQFLTPLGYWLCVAAVPVIVLYPGAKRVFPVPQLVLAIAWGFSVLISWAAVQGELTWAAIALWAATLFWALGFDTVYALADREDDIQVGIQSSARFFGDLAPLAIAACYLLTSLFLAWTGALLNLHPLFWLAWGGATGLWVYQSWRLREPLPRAIYSQLFAENVSIGLLVLTGFWLGAWLL; this comes from the coding sequence GTGATCGATGATCTTTGGGATCGCAACCTCGATCCGCGGGTTGAACGCACCAAGCAAAGGCCCTTGGCCTCCCGTCGCCTGTCCACAAGAGTCGGCGCGATCCCGGCGATCGTGTCGCTGTTAGCGGCTTGGGGGTTGGCTCAATTTCTGACGCCGCTGGGCTACTGGCTGTGCGTGGCAGCTGTGCCCGTGATCGTGCTCTATCCGGGGGCAAAGCGTGTCTTTCCGGTTCCGCAACTGGTGCTGGCGATCGCCTGGGGATTTAGTGTGCTGATCAGCTGGGCGGCGGTGCAGGGGGAGCTGACTTGGGCAGCGATCGCCCTCTGGGCAGCAACCCTGTTTTGGGCCCTTGGCTTTGATACAGTCTATGCCTTGGCCGATCGCGAGGACGATATCCAAGTGGGAATCCAGTCCAGCGCTCGCTTCTTTGGCGACTTAGCCCCACTGGCGATCGCAGCTTGCTACCTGTTGACCAGTCTCTTTCTGGCCTGGACGGGGGCTCTGCTCAACCTCCATCCCCTCTTTTGGCTGGCTTGGGGCGGAGCGACGGGCTTGTGGGTCTATCAAAGCTGGCGCTTGCGCGAGCCCCTGCCTCGGGCAATCTATAGCCAGCTGTTTGCTGAGAATGTCTCGATTGGTCTACTGGTGCTGACGGGCTTTTGGCTGGGAGCTTGGTTGCTGTGA
- a CDS encoding S66 peptidase family protein — protein MTVAWPAPLQPGDRLLAIAPSGCLRELDALQAALELWWQAGFSIDLAPHWRDQQGYLAGSDHDRLADLKEGWLDPRYRGLVCIRGGWGAARLLEACDDWPTPPQPKWLVGFSDITTLLWTLTRQQRGAIHAPVLTTLAAEPARSRQRLWDCLQGKPLEPLTGSVWVPGSAQGPLYPANLTVATHLLGTPWLPDLRGAILAIEDVSEQPYRLDRLLTQWRLSGQLQQLAGIAVGRFSQCDPPSDRPSFTVEAVLRDRLSDLGIPVLADLPFGHDGENAVLPVGAIAQIAGDQLQIHWPA, from the coding sequence GTGACTGTGGCCTGGCCAGCACCCCTTCAGCCCGGCGATCGCTTGCTGGCCATTGCACCCAGCGGTTGCCTGCGCGAACTAGATGCCCTACAAGCGGCTCTGGAACTCTGGTGGCAGGCCGGCTTTTCAATCGATTTGGCACCTCACTGGCGAGATCAACAGGGCTACCTAGCGGGTAGCGATCACGATCGCTTAGCGGACTTAAAAGAAGGGTGGCTGGATCCGCGCTATCGCGGCTTGGTTTGCATTCGTGGTGGCTGGGGTGCAGCACGACTGCTGGAAGCTTGCGATGACTGGCCAACTCCGCCGCAACCGAAGTGGCTGGTCGGCTTTTCTGATATCACCACGCTGTTGTGGACGCTGACTCGCCAGCAACGGGGAGCCATCCATGCTCCTGTGCTGACTACCTTGGCAGCGGAACCGGCGCGATCGCGGCAGCGACTTTGGGATTGTCTGCAAGGCAAACCGTTAGAACCGCTGACCGGTAGCGTTTGGGTGCCTGGCTCTGCCCAAGGCCCGCTCTATCCTGCCAATCTGACCGTGGCGACCCATCTACTCGGAACGCCTTGGCTACCCGACCTACGCGGCGCAATCTTGGCGATCGAAGATGTCTCAGAACAACCCTATCGGCTCGATCGCCTGCTGACTCAGTGGCGTTTGAGCGGTCAGCTGCAGCAACTGGCCGGTATTGCAGTTGGGCGCTTTAGTCAGTGCGATCCGCCCAGCGATCGCCCAAGTTTTACGGTGGAAGCTGTCTTACGCGATCGCCTCAGTGACCTCGGGATTCCTGTCCTCGCCGATCTTCCGTTTGGTCACGACGGCGAAAATGCAGTGCTACCAGTCGGGGCAATCGCCCAGATTGCGGGTGATCAATTGCAGATTCACTGGCCCGCTTAA
- a CDS encoding photosystem II protein Y: protein MDWRLIVVLAPILLAGGWAVFNIGKAALEQINRALKGDQA from the coding sequence ATGGACTGGCGTTTAATTGTTGTCCTGGCTCCAATTTTGTTGGCAGGGGGCTGGGCGGTGTTCAACATCGGCAAAGCAGCGTTGGAGCAGATCAACCGAGCGTTGAAAGGCGACCAAGCATAA
- a CDS encoding gamma carbonic anhydrase family protein, giving the protein MAAFGDRTWGEPDCQRATYVAESAVICGDVVLAEGVSIWPTAVLRGDVERIEIGCNSNVQDGAVLHGDPGQPTILEEDVTVGHRAVIHSANIGAGSLIGIGAIVLNGVQIGAGSIVGAGAVVTKSIPAGSLAMGVPAKVVRSLSAAEIADLRQHAQHYVALAEAHAQQQAGKTSEKRSESAQ; this is encoded by the coding sequence ATGGCGGCATTTGGCGATCGCACTTGGGGTGAACCGGACTGTCAGCGGGCGACCTATGTGGCAGAGAGCGCCGTGATCTGTGGCGATGTCGTTCTAGCCGAAGGCGTCAGCATTTGGCCCACGGCAGTTCTGCGGGGCGATGTCGAGCGCATTGAAATCGGCTGCAATAGCAATGTTCAAGATGGAGCCGTACTGCATGGCGATCCGGGTCAGCCCACGATTCTGGAAGAAGACGTCACCGTTGGGCACCGGGCCGTGATTCACTCCGCCAATATTGGGGCCGGTAGTTTGATTGGCATTGGCGCGATCGTGCTCAATGGTGTCCAGATCGGCGCGGGAAGCATCGTCGGGGCGGGTGCCGTCGTCACCAAGTCGATCCCCGCTGGTAGCCTAGCCATGGGGGTTCCTGCCAAGGTTGTGCGATCGCTGAGTGCCGCTGAAATCGCCGATCTCCGCCAACATGCCCAGCATTATGTGGCCTTAGCCGAAGCCCACGCCCAACAACAAGCCGGCAAGACTAGCGAAAAAAGATCGGAATCCGCACAATAA
- a CDS encoding TIGR02652 family protein, translated as MVYSAAQYPLFGAEISCPHCRQNIPALTLTDAYLCNRHGAFEANPETGELVHLQSGRTWRRWEDQWHRQHTHPDGLRFEIHEALDRLFSQGQHAVRVTIADRYRELLRSYWQRSGGLGAAACSEHRIYGLPVQFSPSPKEDPCGAVINFQLESKDGALLRYPHFRLFE; from the coding sequence ATGGTCTATTCGGCCGCTCAGTATCCCCTCTTTGGTGCCGAGATCAGTTGCCCTCACTGTCGGCAGAATATTCCGGCGCTAACACTCACCGATGCCTATCTCTGCAATCGGCATGGTGCTTTTGAGGCAAACCCTGAGACAGGCGAGCTGGTTCACCTGCAATCGGGCCGAACTTGGCGGCGTTGGGAGGACCAGTGGCATCGTCAGCATACGCATCCAGATGGACTGCGTTTTGAAATTCATGAGGCCCTCGATCGTCTCTTCAGCCAAGGACAGCACGCAGTACGGGTCACGATCGCTGATCGCTACCGCGAGTTACTGCGCAGTTATTGGCAGCGATCGGGGGGACTAGGCGCTGCTGCTTGCAGTGAGCATCGAATCTATGGGCTGCCAGTACAGTTCAGCCCCTCACCAAAGGAAGACCCTTGTGGGGCGGTGATCAATTTCCAGTTGGAATCGAAGGACGGCGCACTGTTGCGCTATCCCCACTTCCGTTTGTTTGAATAG
- a CDS encoding proline--tRNA ligase: protein MRLSQMLFVTLREDPAEAEIPSHKLLLRAGYIRRIASGIYAYLPLMWRVLRKVSQIVREEMDATGAQETLLPQLQPAELWQESGRWETYAKAEGIMFSLDDRQQRQLGLGPTHEEVITAVARDLIRSYRQLPQNLYQIQTKFRDEIRPRFGLMRGREFIMKDAYSFHADEESLRQTYAAMDQAYRNIFRRCGLQFRAVEADSGAIGGSASQEFMILADAGEDEILYTEDGRYAANVEKAVSLPAEAIASAFTTFEKRETPGTDTIASLCEFLKADPTQVVKQVLYQAVFDNGKLLPILISIRGDQSVNEIKLTNELTRRAADYGAKTVIALTVPDAEALKKWTAAPLPLGYLGPDLADSAIAVNESIIPKFLRLVDPTAAELQNFVTGANEVNFHVVGANWETNFPKPAVVDLRTALVGDRAQHDSSQVLASARGIEAGHIFQLGLKYSQAMGATFTTENGTEEPLWMGCYGIGVSRVAQAAVEQSYDKDGIIWPVAIAPYQAVVVIPNITDTEQVAAAEKIYADLTAAGIETLLDDRDERAGVKFKDADLIGIPYRIVTGRSLKEGKVEVVQRASKESSVIAVGSVVETVQDWIAAAIV from the coding sequence ATGCGCCTTTCTCAGATGCTGTTTGTGACCCTCCGCGAGGATCCAGCAGAAGCGGAAATTCCCAGTCACAAATTGCTCTTGCGGGCGGGCTATATCCGCCGGATTGCCAGCGGCATCTACGCCTACTTGCCGCTGATGTGGCGGGTATTACGCAAGGTCTCGCAGATTGTGCGCGAAGAGATGGATGCGACCGGCGCACAGGAAACCTTGTTGCCGCAACTGCAACCGGCGGAACTCTGGCAAGAGTCGGGGCGTTGGGAGACCTACGCCAAGGCCGAGGGGATCATGTTCTCTCTGGACGATCGCCAACAACGGCAGTTGGGCTTGGGGCCGACCCACGAGGAAGTGATCACTGCTGTGGCGCGGGATCTGATTCGTTCCTATCGCCAGCTACCCCAGAACCTCTATCAAATTCAGACTAAATTCCGGGATGAGATTCGGCCGCGCTTTGGTCTAATGCGGGGTCGGGAATTCATCATGAAGGACGCCTACTCCTTCCATGCTGATGAGGAAAGTCTGCGCCAGACCTACGCGGCAATGGATCAGGCTTATCGCAATATCTTCCGGCGCTGTGGTCTCCAATTCCGCGCCGTTGAAGCAGATTCCGGTGCAATCGGTGGTTCTGCCTCGCAGGAATTTATGATTCTGGCGGATGCGGGCGAAGACGAAATTCTCTACACCGAAGATGGGCGCTACGCTGCCAACGTTGAGAAAGCTGTCTCACTGCCTGCGGAAGCGATCGCCTCTGCTTTCACAACTTTTGAAAAGCGAGAAACCCCCGGCACTGACACGATCGCAAGCCTCTGCGAGTTCTTGAAAGCTGATCCAACGCAGGTTGTTAAGCAAGTCCTGTATCAAGCAGTCTTTGATAACGGCAAACTGCTGCCGATTCTGATTAGCATTCGCGGCGACCAAAGCGTCAATGAGATCAAGCTGACCAATGAGCTGACTCGTCGGGCGGCGGACTACGGTGCCAAAACCGTGATTGCCTTGACGGTGCCGGATGCAGAAGCCCTGAAGAAATGGACAGCGGCGCCGCTACCGCTGGGTTATCTCGGCCCTGATCTGGCGGATTCTGCGATCGCGGTTAACGAGAGCATCATTCCCAAGTTCCTACGGCTTGTTGATCCGACGGCGGCAGAACTGCAGAACTTCGTCACAGGTGCCAACGAAGTCAACTTCCACGTAGTCGGCGCGAATTGGGAAACCAATTTCCCGAAACCAGCCGTGGTGGATCTGCGGACAGCCCTAGTCGGCGATCGCGCTCAGCATGATTCCAGCCAAGTGTTGGCATCTGCTCGCGGGATTGAAGCAGGTCACATCTTCCAGTTGGGTCTGAAATATTCCCAAGCGATGGGCGCGACCTTCACCACCGAAAATGGAACTGAGGAACCCTTGTGGATGGGCTGCTATGGCATTGGGGTGTCGCGGGTGGCTCAGGCTGCAGTGGAACAGTCCTACGACAAGGACGGCATCATCTGGCCAGTTGCGATCGCGCCTTATCAAGCGGTGGTGGTGATTCCCAACATCACGGACACGGAGCAGGTCGCAGCAGCTGAGAAAATCTATGCGGATTTGACAGCAGCAGGGATTGAAACACTACTCGACGATCGCGATGAGCGGGCAGGCGTCAAATTCAAAGACGCCGATCTGATTGGCATTCCCTACCGCATCGTCACCGGGCGATCGCTGAAGGAAGGCAAGGTCGAGGTAGTGCAGCGGGCTAGCAAGGAATCCAGTGTGATTGCTGTGGGTTCAGTGGTTGAAACAGTGCAAGACTGGATTGCAGCCGCGATCGTTTAG
- a CDS encoding helix-turn-helix domain-containing protein, giving the protein MAILWNLPRLARDRSFNATSLAEVTGLPLTLVEGWLQQRLMPPLTAHELDRLCQALNCQPGDLLVAEAPETVLACEGEQTCLDSLLDAKLHIFHEEMNGHLTRMQIQVSDEAIADGDPISSGT; this is encoded by the coding sequence ATGGCCATTCTCTGGAATCTTCCTCGGCTGGCGCGCGATCGCAGCTTCAATGCGACGTCCCTCGCTGAGGTGACGGGGCTGCCGCTGACCCTAGTCGAAGGCTGGCTTCAACAGCGGTTGATGCCACCCCTCACCGCCCACGAACTCGATCGCCTCTGTCAGGCGTTGAACTGCCAACCGGGGGACTTGCTGGTGGCTGAAGCACCCGAAACAGTTTTGGCCTGCGAGGGTGAACAAACCTGTCTGGACTCGCTGCTAGATGCCAAGCTCCACATCTTCCATGAGGAGATGAATGGACATTTGACTCGCATGCAGATTCAAGTCAGTGATGAGGCGATCGCCGATGGTGATCCGATCAGCTCCGGTACCTAA
- a CDS encoding cyclic nucleotide-binding domain-containing protein, whose translation MPRIRPAEIVEAWQKHGEPLLVPAGSVIFNAEEQGTTMYGLLEGEVVLKRGDQELERITAGDVFGEGAIAQDQHQRFSTAVAATDCKLATLDRERFLFLIHNSPVFALDVIASLSTRLRAIKGSLEPSQ comes from the coding sequence ATGCCTCGTATTCGCCCTGCCGAAATTGTGGAAGCTTGGCAGAAGCACGGTGAACCGCTGTTGGTGCCTGCGGGTTCGGTGATCTTCAATGCTGAAGAACAGGGCACCACGATGTATGGCCTGCTGGAAGGCGAAGTCGTACTTAAGCGGGGCGATCAAGAGCTGGAGCGAATCACTGCCGGTGATGTTTTTGGTGAAGGCGCGATCGCGCAGGATCAACATCAGCGTTTCTCGACTGCAGTGGCGGCAACGGATTGCAAGCTAGCAACTCTGGACCGCGAACGCTTTCTCTTCCTGATTCACAACTCGCCTGTTTTTGCCCTGGATGTAATCGCCAGCCTCAGCACTCGGTTGCGGGCGATCAAAGGTAGCCTCGAGCCGAGCCAGTAG
- the accD gene encoding acetyl-CoA carboxylase, carboxyltransferase subunit beta produces the protein MSLLDWFANRRKTEPVVHDYQEREIADGLWTKCESCDALTYTKDLQANLMVCLQCGHHLRIYSDERIRQLIDPGTWQFLDEAVSPTDPLGFRDRKSYSDRLKETQANTGLSDAVRTGVGLLEGQPVALGVMDFRFMGGSMGSVVGEKLTRLIEKGTEQRSPVIIVCASGGARMQEGMLSLMQMAKISGALERHREAGLLYLPILTHPTTGGVTASFAMLGDLIIAEPKALIGFAGRRVIEQTLREKLPDDFQTAEYLQAHGFVDTIVPRTQLKKTLAQLIRLHQPQSPEMKLPLLESSSPATAPL, from the coding sequence ATGTCGCTCTTGGACTGGTTTGCCAATCGCCGTAAGACCGAACCCGTCGTTCACGACTATCAAGAGCGCGAAATTGCCGATGGTCTCTGGACGAAGTGTGAGTCCTGCGACGCTCTGACTTACACCAAGGATTTGCAGGCCAATTTGATGGTCTGTTTGCAGTGTGGTCATCACCTGCGCATCTACAGCGATGAGCGCATTCGCCAGTTGATCGACCCCGGCACTTGGCAGTTTTTGGATGAAGCAGTTTCGCCCACCGATCCGCTCGGTTTCCGCGATCGCAAGTCCTATAGCGATCGCCTAAAGGAAACCCAAGCCAACACGGGTCTGAGTGATGCGGTTCGCACTGGCGTCGGCTTGCTCGAAGGTCAGCCGGTCGCGCTGGGTGTGATGGACTTTCGCTTCATGGGCGGCAGCATGGGTTCTGTCGTCGGCGAAAAACTGACTCGCTTGATCGAAAAAGGCACCGAGCAGCGATCGCCCGTGATCATCGTCTGTGCTTCCGGTGGGGCACGGATGCAAGAAGGCATGCTCAGCCTAATGCAGATGGCCAAAATTTCGGGCGCACTGGAACGGCACCGCGAAGCCGGTTTGCTCTATCTGCCGATTTTGACCCACCCGACTACCGGCGGTGTCACAGCCAGCTTTGCCATGTTGGGAGACTTGATCATCGCGGAACCCAAGGCACTCATTGGCTTTGCGGGACGGCGCGTGATTGAGCAAACCCTGCGCGAAAAGCTACCCGACGACTTCCAAACGGCGGAATATCTGCAGGCCCACGGCTTCGTCGACACGATTGTGCCACGTACGCAATTGAAGAAGACCTTGGCGCAACTCATTCGTCTGCACCAGCCGCAATCGCCTGAAATGAAGCTGCCCCTGCTCGAATCCTCTAGTCCTGCCACCGCACCCCTCTAG
- a CDS encoding CTP synthase, protein MTKFIFVTGGVVSSIGKGIVAASLGRLLKSRGYSVSILKLDPYINVDPGTMSPYQHGEVFVTADGAETDLDLGHYERFTDTPMSRLNSVTTGSIYQAVINKERRGDYNGGTVQVIPHITAEIRDRIHRVAQDTHPDVVITEIGGTVGDIESLPFLEAIRQFRKDVGRRDLAYIHVTLVPWIPSAGEMKTKPTQHSVKELRSIGIQPDILVCRCDRPLQAGMKEKMSEFCNVSPEAVITSQDASSIYEVPLMLEREGLAEQVLDILQLEQRQPDLTQWQRWVHQLQNPSRRVEVAIVGKYVRLNDAYLSVSESLRHAAASADADLQLRWVDAEDLENGDPATYLDGVDGIVVPGGFGARGVDGKVAAIQFARDHQIPFLGLCLGMQAAVIDWARNVAGLDGANSAEFDPETPHPVIALLPEQQDVVDLGGTMRLGLCPCKIQSGSLAQRLYGEDIIYERHRHRYEFNNAYRSLFLESGYCVSGTSPDSRLVEIVERPDHPFFIACQFHPEFVSRPNHPHPLFQGLIKAALGSDLTLVDPAPLPAETV, encoded by the coding sequence ATGACTAAGTTCATCTTTGTGACCGGTGGCGTGGTTTCCAGCATCGGCAAAGGAATTGTGGCCGCGAGTTTGGGGCGGCTCCTCAAGTCGCGGGGCTATTCGGTTTCGATTCTCAAACTCGACCCCTACATCAACGTCGACCCCGGCACGATGAGCCCCTACCAACATGGGGAAGTGTTTGTGACGGCGGACGGGGCGGAAACAGACCTCGACCTTGGACACTACGAGCGCTTTACCGACACACCGATGTCACGCCTCAACAGTGTCACCACCGGCTCGATCTACCAGGCGGTGATCAACAAAGAACGGCGGGGTGACTATAACGGTGGCACGGTGCAGGTCATTCCGCATATCACTGCCGAAATCCGCGATCGCATTCACCGCGTTGCCCAAGACACCCATCCTGATGTGGTGATTACAGAAATTGGCGGCACAGTGGGCGACATTGAATCCCTGCCCTTTTTAGAAGCGATTCGCCAATTCCGTAAGGATGTGGGACGTCGCGATCTCGCTTACATTCATGTCACTTTAGTGCCCTGGATTCCGTCTGCTGGTGAGATGAAAACCAAGCCGACGCAGCACTCGGTCAAAGAGTTGCGATCGATTGGCATTCAGCCCGATATTTTGGTCTGTCGTTGCGATCGCCCGTTGCAGGCCGGCATGAAGGAAAAAATGTCGGAGTTCTGCAATGTTTCACCAGAAGCGGTGATCACGTCGCAGGATGCCAGCTCGATCTACGAAGTGCCGTTGATGCTGGAGCGCGAAGGCTTAGCAGAGCAAGTGCTCGACATTCTGCAACTTGAGCAGCGGCAACCCGATCTGACTCAATGGCAACGCTGGGTGCATCAGCTCCAGAACCCCAGCCGCCGCGTTGAAGTGGCGATCGTGGGCAAGTATGTGCGACTGAATGACGCCTATCTCTCGGTCAGTGAGTCTCTGCGCCATGCGGCAGCTAGTGCTGATGCTGATCTCCAGCTGCGCTGGGTCGATGCGGAAGATCTCGAAAATGGCGATCCGGCAACCTATCTAGATGGCGTGGATGGCATCGTTGTCCCCGGTGGTTTTGGGGCTCGTGGGGTAGATGGCAAAGTCGCCGCGATTCAATTCGCCCGCGATCACCAGATTCCTTTCTTGGGCTTGTGTCTAGGGATGCAAGCAGCGGTGATTGACTGGGCACGTAATGTGGCAGGCTTGGACGGTGCTAACAGTGCCGAATTTGACCCAGAAACGCCCCATCCTGTCATTGCGCTACTGCCTGAGCAGCAGGACGTGGTCGACTTAGGCGGCACGATGCGCTTGGGTCTTTGCCCTTGCAAAATCCAGTCTGGTTCCTTGGCACAGCGGCTCTATGGCGAAGACATCATCTACGAGCGGCATCGTCATCGCTACGAGTTCAATAATGCTTACCGCAGTCTCTTCCTCGAAAGTGGCTACTGTGTCAGTGGCACCTCGCCCGACAGCCGCTTGGTGGAGATTGTCGAGCGTCCTGATCATCCCTTCTTTATTGCCTGTCAATTCCACCCAGAGTTTGTCTCGCGTCCAAATCATCCCCACCCGCTCTTCCAAGGCTTGATCAAAGCAGCGTTGGGTAGCGACCTGACTCTGGTGGATCCTGCTCCTCTGCCTGCGGAAACGGTTTAA
- a CDS encoding 6-pyruvoyl trahydropterin synthase family protein encodes MPRWTLSTEFHFSSAHCIRDYDGPCGRMHGHTYHVRIEAIASELSPSEYCPHPVMVADFRTLRWAKKDVTKGGLDHCVLNEVMPPEYETTAEMIAKYIHDKTKNMLPPGTQLKVAVSETPNSWATYED; translated from the coding sequence ATGCCGCGTTGGACTCTGAGTACTGAATTTCACTTCAGTAGCGCCCACTGCATTCGGGACTATGACGGTCCTTGTGGGCGAATGCATGGTCACACCTATCACGTGCGGATTGAAGCGATCGCCTCTGAACTCAGCCCCTCTGAATACTGCCCCCATCCAGTGATGGTGGCGGATTTTCGGACATTACGCTGGGCTAAAAAAGATGTCACCAAGGGAGGACTCGATCACTGTGTCCTCAATGAGGTGATGCCGCCTGAGTATGAGACGACGGCGGAAATGATTGCGAAGTACATCCACGACAAGACAAAAAATATGCTGCCGCCGGGTACCCAGCTCAAGGTTGCAGTCTCAGAAACACCGAATTCTTGGGCGACCTACGAGGATTAA
- a CDS encoding DUF3181 family protein — translation MSYAISTELLEQLAAEIGDQIYLDIAQWHLYLDDAKLSRRLAELLLPSLEQGQIDENTVMTTLSQFPVKVGGGRRQISLLDLIPMSCVTALIEVLEEFYKRL, via the coding sequence ATGAGCTATGCCATCTCAACCGAGCTGCTCGAACAATTGGCAGCTGAAATTGGCGATCAAATCTATCTCGATATTGCTCAGTGGCATCTCTACCTCGATGATGCAAAGCTCAGCCGACGACTGGCAGAACTTCTGCTTCCTTCGTTGGAGCAAGGCCAGATTGATGAAAACACGGTCATGACGACCTTGAGTCAGTTTCCCGTCAAAGTTGGCGGCGGTCGCCGTCAAATTTCACTGCTCGACCTGATTCCTATGTCCTGCGTCACAGCGCTGATTGAAGTTCTTGAAGAGTTTTATAAACGACTGTGA
- a CDS encoding 2TM domain-containing protein, with the protein MPPRWPREPDPNDPAYRRLENRINFALHIALFSAINSGLWFFQQLGHPFEHLSTVTLLWFAGLGLHAIFIWRDRPDKSEAQ; encoded by the coding sequence ATGCCTCCACGCTGGCCCCGCGAACCCGACCCCAACGATCCGGCCTACCGTCGCCTCGAAAATCGCATCAACTTTGCCCTGCACATCGCCCTGTTTTCAGCAATCAATTCTGGGCTGTGGTTTTTTCAACAGCTCGGGCATCCGTTTGAGCATCTCTCGACGGTGACGCTGCTCTGGTTTGCCGGTTTGGGCCTACATGCGATCTTTATTTGGCGCGATCGTCCGGATAAATCTGAAGCCCAGTGA
- a CDS encoding Ig-like domain-containing protein, producing MWFRLPFERRAIAALLVLFFCSLVLVTVGDRSRPTVRWFNWADRAVGADATAMLFTFSRPMEPASIESSFELTPTFPGRFSWAGRRLAFTPELPLPYGLEYQVQMASGQEKRSPARSLTPFEAKFRTHDRAFAYLGIEGEEEGRLLLYNLTRQQQQILTPPDWVVLDFLPYPHGDRILFSAIPRQESATIAAAALYSVTTGLNYCNPEPGPCQPRSRGGEVQEILSSNDYQNLAFDLSADGQTIIVLRSNKKIANAALELWKLPAEGDPSVIQRDPGGEFRIAPDNNSLVIAQGQGLAVLPLEPGSQPLDFLPQFGRVLGFSRDGTQAATVRFNSDFSQSLFWVDSAGNRRELRSVDGEILSADFSPNRKAIYSLLSDSDDAEFLSLIAFDLQADKPTGTLLLKIPREGPVSLDLAPDGLAVIFDQPIAPDKTAVNRSAVESVSSQLWVLPLSPPGSQLAQAETQLPLPKALSLQGVRPRWVP from the coding sequence GTGTGGTTTCGACTTCCCTTTGAACGACGGGCGATCGCAGCTTTGCTGGTCCTGTTCTTCTGCAGTCTCGTCCTAGTGACCGTGGGCGATCGCAGCCGACCGACGGTGCGTTGGTTCAACTGGGCCGATCGCGCTGTGGGAGCCGACGCCACCGCGATGTTGTTCACCTTTAGCCGTCCGATGGAACCGGCTTCCATCGAGTCATCGTTTGAACTCACACCAACCTTCCCTGGCCGGTTTAGCTGGGCAGGTCGGCGCTTGGCATTCACGCCGGAATTACCGCTGCCCTACGGCTTGGAGTATCAGGTGCAGATGGCTAGCGGTCAGGAAAAGCGATCGCCTGCCCGTAGCCTCACACCGTTTGAGGCCAAGTTCCGGACCCACGATCGTGCCTTTGCCTATCTCGGAATTGAGGGGGAAGAAGAAGGGCGACTGCTGCTCTATAACCTGACGCGTCAGCAACAGCAAATATTGACGCCTCCCGATTGGGTGGTGCTTGATTTTCTGCCCTATCCCCACGGCGATCGCATTTTGTTTAGTGCAATTCCTCGCCAAGAAAGCGCCACGATCGCAGCGGCGGCGCTCTACAGCGTTACCACTGGCCTCAACTACTGCAATCCAGAACCTGGCCCTTGTCAGCCGCGATCGCGGGGCGGCGAAGTTCAAGAAATCCTCAGCAGCAACGACTATCAAAACCTTGCCTTCGACCTCTCCGCCGATGGGCAGACGATTATCGTGCTGCGCAGCAACAAAAAGATTGCTAATGCTGCCCTAGAACTCTGGAAGCTGCCTGCTGAGGGCGACCCCAGTGTCATTCAGCGGGATCCGGGCGGTGAGTTTCGCATTGCCCCAGACAACAACTCCTTGGTTATTGCCCAAGGCCAGGGCTTGGCTGTACTGCCCCTCGAACCTGGGAGTCAACCCCTCGATTTCTTGCCCCAATTTGGGCGTGTGTTGGGCTTTAGTCGAGATGGCACGCAAGCTGCGACTGTCCGTTTTAACTCCGACTTTAGCCAGTCATTATTTTGGGTGGACAGCGCTGGCAACCGTCGCGAACTGCGCAGCGTTGATGGGGAAATCCTCAGTGCTGACTTCTCTCCCAACCGCAAGGCGATTTATAGCCTGCTTAGCGACAGCGATGATGCGGAATTTCTCTCGCTGATTGCCTTTGACCTCCAGGCTGATAAGCCCACCGGCACCCTACTCCTCAAAATTCCGCGTGAAGGGCCGGTCAGCCTCGACTTAGCCCCGGATGGATTAGCGGTCATTTTTGATCAGCCGATCGCCCCAGACAAGACTGCAGTTAACCGTTCAGCGGTTGAGAGTGTCAGTAGTCAATTGTGGGTGTTGCCGCTGTCGCCACCTGGCAGCCAACTAGCCCAAGCGGAGACTCAACTGCCACTCCCCAAGGCTCTGTCCCTCCAAGGGGTTCGTCCGCGTTGGGTGCCTTAG